The Mercenaria mercenaria strain notata unplaced genomic scaffold, MADL_Memer_1 contig_104, whole genome shotgun sequence genome includes a region encoding these proteins:
- the LOC128551385 gene encoding carbonic anhydrase 2-like codes for MDDWGYTATNGPSAWAKYYMDNKPGMGQKQSPIDIVTSQAVYDSDLCDEALNTRYNPENQLCLKNNGHSIMCQIKSQKSELTGGPLKGDTYRLEQFHLHWGSDDTKGSEHTIDGKQYAAELHLVHWNASKYKNFAESVDKSDGLAVLGIMINVGMENQSFKVITDNIGKVSSSNSEDCIDISFDPTFLLPNVTSQYWTYEGSLTTPPLYESVQWIVFKDPVEYSAEQMKKLRSLKDSHDKTLQDNFRPPLPVHKRVVQASFR; via the exons ATGGATGACTGGGGATACACGGCAACAAATG GTCCGTCCGCATGGGCGAAATACTACATGGATAATAAGCCCGGCATGGGACAGAAGCAATCACCGATTGACATCGTGACGTCACAGGCTGTGTACGACTCGGACCTATGTGACGAGGCATTAAACACCAGATATAACCCGGAGAACCAACTGTGCTTGAAGAATAATGGACACAGTATTATGTGTCAAATCAAATCCCAAAAGTCAG AGTTGACGGGCGGGCCGTTAAAAGGTGACACCTACCGACTAGAACAGTTCCATCTTCACTGGGGATCTGATGATACAAAGGGCTCCGAACATACCATTGATGGTAAACAATATGCAGCTGAG CTACATCTAGTTCACTGGAATGCCTCCAAATACAAAAACTTTGCTGAATCAGTAGACAAGAGTGACGGATTGGCTGTACTTGGTATAATGATTAAC gtAGGGATGGAGAATCAATCGTTTAAGGTCATTACAGACAACATTGGAAAAGTGAGCTCAAGTAATTCTGAAGATTGTATAGACATATCCTTTGATCCGACCTTTCTGTTGCCCA ATGTTACATCACAATATTGGACATACGAAGGCTCGTTGACAACTCCGCCTTTGTACGAAAGTGTTCAGTGGATCGTGTTCAAAGACCCGGTTGAATATTCGGCGGAACAG ATGAAAAAGTTGAGGAGTTTGAAAGATTCACACGATAAAACCCTACAGGACAATTTCCGGCCGCCATTACCCGTCCATAAGAGAGTAGTTCAAGCCTCGTTTAGATAG
- the LOC128551384 gene encoding tigger transposable element-derived protein 6-like, which translates to MEDWLKELDRTMRAQNRKILLLLDNAPVHPKVTLENVKLQFFPANTTSALQPMDAGITHTVKLKYRQRQLQHVLLEMEKQPTKLGPKILRDITILQAIYWINAVWQEVRADTIQKCFANCGFTEASVSDVSVVNDSECDTVFDIEDDYPLAVLKLSSELFGCEFKELLDIDNQFSTCDNNLQDWDRPTEILRDLSDCRADECESDNEQEDVPAESSVSSTDVAQYLEKIRQYALCKNQPAMLDKVMDLDDLFTRLKVEMTDKQTKISDFFKEVKCELSIKTDISCVHCSVLKGKIV; encoded by the exons ATGGAAGACTGGCTGAAAGAACTGGACAGAACAATGCGTGCCCAGAATCGCAAGATTTTACTACTGTTGGACAATGCTCCAGTCCATCCTAAGGTCACATTGGAG AATGTGAAGCTGCAATTCTTCCCAGCCAACACCACCTCAGCATTACAGCCGATGGATGCTGGTATCACCCACACCGTCAAGCTTAAGTACCGACAGAGACAACTCCAACATGTTCTTCTGGAAATGGAAAAGCAACCAACCAAACTCGGGCCCAAAATTCTTAGAGATATCACGATACTACAGGCCATCTATTGGATAAACGCTGTGTGGCAGGAGGTAAGGGCAGACACCATACAGAAGTGCTTCGCCAATTGTGGATTTACTGAGGCAAGTGTTAGTGATGTTAGTGTTGTTAATGACAGTGAGTGTGACACAGTGTTTGATATTGAAGACGATTATCCGCTTGCAGTACTGAAACTCTCATCAGAACTCTTTGGATGTGAATTTAAGGAGCTTCTTGACATAGACAATCAATTCTCAACATGTGATAATAACTTACAAGATTGGGATAGGCCTACTGAGATTCTCAGGGATTTAAGTGATTGTAGAGCTGATGAATGTGAAAGTGACAATGAACAAGAGGATGTTCCAGCTGAGTCGAGTGTCAGCTCAACTGACGTTGCTCAATATCTTGAAAAGATCAGACAATATGCATTGTGTAAAAATCAGCCAGCTATGTTAGATAAGGTTATGGACTTAGATGATTTATTTACGCGGCTGAAAGTAGAGatgacagacaaacaaacaaagataagtGACTTCTTTAAAGAAGTAAAATGTGAGCTAAGCATAAAGACAGATATCAGTTGTGTTCATTGTTCGGTGTTAAAAGGCAAAATAGTTTGA